Proteins from one Setaria italica strain Yugu1 chromosome V, Setaria_italica_v2.0, whole genome shotgun sequence genomic window:
- the LOC111257225 gene encoding uncharacterized protein LOC111257225: MANDHRAAALLIASLLVTVAVADARLAKHHNARLTIHRDARGGRQSDAAAVPSLTCSKVHGVKAGETCSSVAQGAGLTQDDFLGFNPNINCDKVFVGQWICLAATSA; this comes from the exons ATGGCGAAcgaccaccgcgccgccgccctcctgaTCGCGTCCCTCCTCGTgacggtcgccgtcgccgacgcgAGGCTCGCCAAGCACCACAACGCGAGGCTCACCATACACCGAGACGCGCGTGGAGGTAGGCAGAG TGACGCCGCGGCGGTGCCGTCGCTGACCTGCAGCAAGGTGCACGGGGTGAAGGCGGGCGAGACGTGCTCCTCCGTGGCGCAGGGCGCGGGGCTGACGCAGGATGACTTCCTCGGCTTCAACCCCAACATCAACTGCGATAAGGTCTTCGTCGGCCAGTGGATCTGCCTTGCGGCCACTTCCGCTTGA
- the LOC101762732 gene encoding uncharacterized protein LOC101762732 produces the protein MANHGAAAALLIASLLVSVALAGAAGARRPLNARIAVNRDASRAYVVKQQEDAAAAVPSLSCSKVHGVQEEETCFSVAQGAGLTQDDFLGFNPNINCAKVFVGQWVCLAATAGGA, from the exons ATGGCCaaccacggcgccgccgccgctcttctGATCGCGTCCCTCCTCGTGTCCgtcgccctcgccggcgccgccggcgcgcgcagGCCTCTCAACGCGAGGATCGCGGTGAATCGCGACGCGTCTCGAG CTTACGTGGTGAAGCAGCAGGAagatgccgcggcggcggtgccgtcgCTGAGCTGCAGCAAGGTGCACGgggtgcaggaggaggagacgtgCTTCTCCGTGGCGCAGGGCGCGGGGCTGACCCAGGACGACTTCCTCGGCTTCAACCCCAACATCAACTGCGCGAAGGTCTTCGTCGGCCAGTGGGTCTGCCTTGCGGCCACTGCCGGCGGCGCCTGA